A stretch of the Tachyglossus aculeatus isolate mTacAcu1 chromosome 6, mTacAcu1.pri, whole genome shotgun sequence genome encodes the following:
- the LOC119929983 gene encoding AT-rich interactive domain-containing protein 4B-like, which translates to MKALDEPPYLTVGTDVSTKYRGAFCEAKIKTAKRLVKVKVTFRHDSSTAEVQDDHIKGPLKVGTAVEVKNADGAYQEAVINKLTDASWYTVVFDDGDEKTLRRSSLCLKGERHFAESETLDQLPLTNPEHFGTPVIGKKTNRGRRSNHIPEEESSSSSSDEDEDDRKQIDELLGKVVCVDYISLDKKKVPGFPALVVCPDCSDEIAVKKDNILVRSFKDGKFTSVPWKDVQEISSDAAPKPDAVLKLALSTEPPERAGSQVQVQIERGGGGPERAVGAGVSDQER; encoded by the exons ATGAAGGCCCTGGATGAGCCCCCCTACTTGACCGTGGGCACAGACGTCAGCACGAAGTACCGAGGAGCTTTCTGCGAGGCCAAGATCAAGACCGCCAAGAGACTGGTCAAAGTCAAGGTAACGTTTCGGCACGACTCTTCGACAGCGGAAGTACAGGATGACCACATCAAGGGCCCTTTAAAGGTGGGCACTGCTGTGGAAGTGAAGAACGCAGATGGAGCATATCAGGAAGCTGTCATCAATAAACTGACGGACGCAAGTTGGTATACCGTAGTTTTCGATGACGGCGACGAGAAAACACTCAGACGCTCTTCCCTGTGCCTGAAAGGGGAAAGACATTTTGCTGAAAGCGAGACACTAGACCAGCTCCCTCTCACCAACCCCGAACATTTTGGCACGCCAGTCATAGGGAAGAAAACAAACCGGGGACGGCGGTCTAACCATATCCCAGAAGAAGAATCCTCGTCATCTTCCAGCGACGAAGATGAAGACGACCGGAAACAAATCGATGAACTACTCGGAAAAGTGGTCTGCGTGGACTACATTAGCCTGGATAAAAAGAAAGTTCCAGGATTTCCAGCGCTGGTGGTCTGCCCGGATTGCAGCGACGAGATTGCGGTGAAAAAGGACAACATCCTGGTCCGTTCCTTCAAGGATGGCAAATTCACCTCTGTCCCCTGGAAAGACGTCCAGGAAATTAGTAGCGACGCCGCGCCGAAGCCTGATGCCGTGTTAAAActagccctttccactgagcc TCCCGAGAGAGCAGGGAGCCAGGTCCAGGTCCAGAtagagcggggtgggggcggtccagagagagcggttgGGGCGGGGGTGTCAGATCAAGAGAGATAg